The window CTAAGCATTCCAGCCCTTGTTGTAGCCCCAATGAGCGTAAATTTAGGCAGATCTATCTTGATAGTTTGAGCCGCAGGTCCGCTTCCTATGATAATATCAAGCCTAAAATCCTCCATAGCAGAGTATAAAACCTCTTCAATAGCCGGACTTAAGCGATGAATCTCATCGATAAAAAGCACATCGCCTTCACTTAAATTTGTCAAAATCGCTGCTAAATCCCCACTTTTTTCTATCATAGGTGCGGCTGTGGTTTTGATATTTGCCCCCATTTCACTAGCGATAATATTTGCAAGCGTAGTTTTACCAAGCCCAGCAGGTCCACTAAAGAGGCTATGATCAAGGCATTCACCCCTTTTTTTAGCCGCTTGTATAAAAACACTTAGGTTTTTTTTAATTGTTTCTTGTCCTATGTAGCCTTCAAAATTTGAAGGACGTAAAGAGCTTTCATAAGCTTCATCTGGGGAAAATTTTTCTATTTCTACTATTCGATCCATTTTTGCACTTGTGATAAATTTATTACGAGATTTTAGCTAAAATTTGCTAGAATTAGGTTAAAAATAAAAAGACTTAGCGGAAATTATGGGGATATTACAAAATTTAGAGCAAGATTTTGAGCATGATGATATAGAAAAATTTTTGCAATTTTTTCGCACTATGTGTGATCGGTTTGAACCTCTTATCATCAAGCTTGCAAGCGATACAGACAAATACAAGCAGGCTATTGATGAGCTTGAAACCCTCGCACACAACACAGCTTGGGCTTCAAGAAGGCTTGAGCTTGTTGAGGTTACTGATCTGTGTGTGTTTTGCGAGGAGCTTATGAGTCAAGCAAAACGTTTTACTGGTCCAGCAAGTGATGAATTTACGGATTGGCTTTTGCTTTTAAGCGATCAATTTGAGAAGTATTGCAGGAGCTATGAAAACGATGATGCGGTTTTAGCTGTTTTTAATCCAAGTTTGGTTAAAATGCCAAATTCCATATCCAAGTAAGGGGGCGACTTGGCTTCGACAGGAGCAGGGTGGCTTAGGTGGCATACCGCTTTGGACAAAGCGTTAAAAGTCCGACCAAATTTAAACGCAAACAACGTTAAATTCGCTCCTGCTTACGCTAAAGTAGCCTAAGTTCAGTTGAGCCTTGCTTTTTGATGATACTATCTAGTTAAAACAGCGAGTAATCCTTTGATAGCGTAGTTTCAAGTTTGACGATCTTGAGATGAAGTTTAGTCTTAGCTGTGCTTAAAAGTTTTGGAAGATGAGCTTGGTGCAGTGAAGTTTTCATCTTTACTAAGTATGTAGAGGCTTAAGTTGTTTTGTTTTTGGACAGGGGTTCGATCCCCCTCGCCTCCACCATTTTGAGTTTTTACTCATATCCTTATCTTATAGAAATACCAAATAAATTAATCGTTGTTTTTATCACAAGTTGGAAAAAAGGCAGAGTAAGAATGCAAATAAATCAAAAAGGCTAAAAAAGGTAAAAATTGAGTTTTCAAGGAGCTTAAAAGATAAAGCCCCTTGAATTTCGTTATGCTTGAGTGTTTTGATTTTTGCTTATCGCGTCAATCATTTCTTTGTGTCGTTTTTGGTTTATTTTTTGGTTGATTGCCATGATCGCCCAAATAGTAGCTGGTAGCCAACCTATCATGGTGCATTGCAAAATAAGGCAAAAGATACCTTGTATCCAAAAACCCTTGATCATTAAAGCAAGCCAAGGGAAAAATA is drawn from Campylobacter sp. MIT 12-8780 and contains these coding sequences:
- a CDS encoding histidine phosphotransferase, with protein sequence MGILQNLEQDFEHDDIEKFLQFFRTMCDRFEPLIIKLASDTDKYKQAIDELETLAHNTAWASRRLELVEVTDLCVFCEELMSQAKRFTGPASDEFTDWLLLLSDQFEKYCRSYENDDAVLAVFNPSLVKMPNSISK
- a CDS encoding YqaE/Pmp3 family membrane protein, translating into MIYALAIFFPWLALMIKGFWIQGIFCLILQCTMIGWLPATIWAIMAINQKINQKRHKEMIDAISKNQNTQA